The following are from one region of the Sardina pilchardus chromosome 4, fSarPil1.1, whole genome shotgun sequence genome:
- the tmtc4 gene encoding protein O-mannosyl-transferase TMTC4, whose protein sequence is MVVSEFHWDQQIPLPKLGPAHSRIVVGLVALVCFINSYDGEFVFDDSEAIVNNKDLQPSTPLNNIWKNDFWGSNLSSNSSHKSYRPLTVLTFRLNYLVAGGLHPVGFHVLNIVLHSVISVLMTDVFAILIGGLAYDGKGQRLNQAPKASFLAALLFAVHPVHTESVAGIVGRADLLCALFFQLSFLAYCRGFRGGNEKNFSVPWIVLSLLLCAAAMLCKEQGITVLGVNAAFDVLMICNVNIYELTHRLLFKGKPVDVSECVRAGLLVRLVLLLSGGSLLLYARWRIMGTGPPAFTEVDNPASFAENVFLRIVNYNYYYSLNAWLLLCPWWLCFDWSMGCVPLIKSAADWRIIAVLLLWSCLGGLMSQALCSHDAVKRRILTFTLVLLVIPFLPASNLFFRVGFVVAERVLYLSTAGYCLLLAYALGQVCCLWRKHRKLLGLALLALVCVYVARCAQRSTQWRSERSLFTSALPVCPLNAKVHYNVGKNLADRGNQGAAIKYYREAVRLHPKYVHAMNNLGNILKERNDLVEAEELLSNAVHIQPDFAAAWMNLGIVQNSLKKFDAAEHSYWNAIKHRRRYPDCYYNLGRLYADLNRHVDALNAWRNATMLKPEHSLAWNNMVILLDNTGNLDQAEVIGREALKILPHDPTIMFSLANVLGKLQKYEESEGFFLHALKINPNAASCHGNLAVLYHRWGKLDVAKRHYEQALKLDPSTPGTRENYNMLRRKLEQKHKTNS, encoded by the exons ATGGTGGTGTCTGAATTTCATTGGGACCAGCAAATCCCCTTGCCAAAGCTTGGCCCAGCTCATTCCAGGATCGTAGTCGGTCTCGTTGCCTTGGTCTGTTTTATAAACAGCTATGACGGTGAATTTGTCTTTGACGATTCGGAAGCTATTGTGAATAATAAG GATTTACAGCCTTCAACCCCTCTGAATAATATTTGGAAGAATGACTTCTGGGGAAGTAACCTGAGCAGCAACTCAAGCCACAAATCCTACCGGCCCCTCACTGTCCTCACGTTTAG GCTCAACTACCTTGTGGCCGGTGGCCTGCACCCCGTCGGCTTCCACGTGCTCAACATCGTCCTTCACAGCGTCATATCGGTGTTAATGACCGACGTGTTCGCAATATTAATCGGCGGCCTGGCCTACGATGGTAAAGGCCAGAGGCTCAACCAGGCTCCGAAAGCCTCCTTCTTGGCAGCTCTGTTATTTGCGGTCCACCCAGTTCACACGGAAAGT GTGGCTGGCATTGTTGGCCGCGCAGACCTGCTGTGTGCTTTGTTCTTCCAGCTCTCGTTCCTGGCTTATTGCAGAGGCTTCCGAGGAG gtaATGAGAAGAACTTCTCGGTGCCGTGGATAGTCCTCAGCCTGTTGCTGTGCGCTGCGGCCATGCTCTGCAAAGAACAAGGCATCACTGTGCTG GGTGTCAACGCTGCCTTTGATGTGCTCATGATCTGCAATGTAAATATCTATGAGCTCACCCACCGCCTCCTGTTCAAGGGGAAACCAGTAGAC gtgagtgagtgtgtgcgggcGGGTCTGCTGGTGAGACTGGTGCTACTCCTGTCGGGCGGCTCGCTGCTGTTATATGCCAGATGGAGGATCATGGGAACTGGTCCCCCCGCCTTCACCGAAGTCGATAACCCAGCATCCTTTGCTGAAAATGTATTCCTCAGA ATTGTGAACTATAATTACTACTACTCCTTGAATGCGTGGCTGCTCCTGTGTCCCTGGTGGCTGTGTTTTGATTGGTCGATGGGCTGTGTGCCGCTCATTAAGTCGGCCGCTGATTGGAGGATCATcgccgtgctgctgctgtggagctGCTTGGGCGGTTTGATGAGCCAGGCGCTGTGCTCGCATGACGCCGTTAAGAGgag GATTCTGACCTTCACCCTGGTGCTCCTGGTCATCCCTTTCCTGCCGGCCAGCAACCTGTTCTTCCGCGTGGGCTTCGTGGTGGCCGAGCGGGTGCTGTACCTGTCCACGGCCGGCTACTGCCTGCTCCTGGCCTACGCCCTGGGCCAGGTCTGCTGCCTCTGGAGGAAGCACAGG aaactgCTGGGGCTGGCCCTGttggctctggtgtgtgtgtacgtggcgCGCTGTGCCCAGCGGAGCACACAGTGGCGTTCGGAACGGAGCCTCTTCACCAGCGCCCTGCCCGTCTGCCCTCTCAACGCCAAG GTCCATTACAATGTGGGCAAGAACCTGGCAGACAGAGGAAACCAGGGTGCTGCAATCAAGTACTACCGCGAAGCTGTgag GTTGCATCCGAAGTACGTCCACGCCATGAACAACCTGGGCAACATCCTGAAGGAGAGGAACGACCTGGTGGAGGCAGAGGAGCTGCTCTCTAATGCTGTACACATCCA GCCTGATTTCGCTGCTGCCTGGATGAACCTGGGCATCGTGCAGAACAGCCTAAAGAAGTTCGACGCCGCCGAGCACAGCTACTGGAACGCCATCAAGCACAGGAGGAGATACCCCGACTGCTACTACAACCTCGGACGCCTG TACGCAGACCTGAACAGACACGTGGACGCGCTGAATGCCTGGAGGAACGCCACCATGCTGAAGCCAGAACACAGCCTGGCCTGGAACAACATGGTCATCCTGCTGGACAACACAG GTAACCTAGATCAAGCCGAAGTGATTGGCAGAGAGGCCTTGAAGATTTTGCCTCATGACCCCACGATCATGTTCTCGCTAGCCAACGTCCTGGGAAAGCTGCAAAAATACGAG GAATCAGAAGGTTTCTTCTTACACGCTCTGAAGATCAACCCCAATGCTGccagttgccatggcaatcttG CCGTCCTGTACCATCGCTGGGGAAAGCTGGACGTGGCCAAGAGACACTATGAACAGGCCCTAAAACTGGACCCCAGCACGCCGGGCACCAGGGAGAACTACAACATGCTGCGCCGCAAACTGGAACAGAAACACAAGACCAACAGCTAA